One genomic region from Spirulina subsalsa PCC 9445 encodes:
- the glyS gene encoding glycine--tRNA ligase subunit beta: MPHFLLEVGTEELPADFMDGAIAQWQSFIPESLTEQYLTPQTVEVYATPRRLAVLITGLPPQQPNREEEIKGPPAQIAFKEGKPTPAAVGFAKKQGVEVDSLELRATDKGEFVFLQKNIPGQPTTEILTALVPQWINRLEGRRFMRWGDGDLRFPRPIRWLVTLWDQDILPLEIINGSEQLKSNRFSRGHRVLHPDSIAIPEAAQYVSCLQQAGIEVNPQTRQNHIKEQVQKAAASVQGYAEIPDELLSEVTNLVEFPHAVVGKFDSEFLELPTEVIKMVMVTHQRYFPVKAEAEDKSPLLPYFITISNGDPTKAEIIATGNGRVIRARLADAKFFYDSDSDEPLEAYLPGLETVTFQEDLGSIRDKVDRIIEVAEELSQQLQLSPEQWEKVERAALLCKVDLVSQMVYEFPELQGIMGQKYALKSGEDPEVAEAIFEHYLPRGAGDSLPQSLTGQVVGIADRLDSLVSIFGLGMIPTGSSDPFALRRAANGILNIAWAGNLSLNLGNLLEQFSEAFVSGNPERESPLNLLQDFFIQRLRTLLQEEYQVDYDLVNAVLGNNDGEYTERALGDILDLRDRALFLQQIRQTQELAKIYETINRSARLAAKGSLNTQELDPAAVVRPDLFEQSSEQAFYEGLMQLVPQTQAAQAQRNYQRLVDSLAEFTPTVSRFFDGEDSVLVMAKNPEVQANRLNLLGLLRNHARVLADFGEIVK, from the coding sequence TTACGCAACACCCCGTCGTTTAGCGGTTCTCATCACTGGACTCCCCCCCCAACAACCCAACCGTGAAGAAGAAATAAAAGGCCCCCCTGCACAAATTGCCTTTAAAGAGGGAAAACCCACCCCAGCGGCCGTCGGTTTTGCTAAAAAACAAGGGGTAGAGGTAGATTCTCTTGAATTACGCGCAACCGATAAAGGAGAATTTGTCTTTCTGCAAAAAAACATCCCCGGACAACCCACAACAGAGATTTTGACTGCATTAGTTCCCCAGTGGATTAATCGTTTAGAAGGCCGTCGTTTTATGCGTTGGGGTGATGGAGATTTACGCTTTCCCCGTCCCATTCGCTGGTTAGTAACTCTATGGGATCAAGACATTCTCCCCCTCGAAATCATCAACGGTTCAGAACAGCTAAAAAGTAATCGCTTCTCTAGAGGTCATCGGGTATTACATCCGGATTCTATTGCTATTCCTGAAGCGGCTCAATATGTATCCTGTTTACAGCAAGCAGGTATAGAAGTTAACCCCCAAACTCGTCAAAACCACATCAAAGAACAAGTTCAAAAAGCCGCCGCTTCTGTTCAAGGCTATGCCGAAATTCCCGATGAACTTTTAAGCGAGGTTACTAACTTAGTAGAATTTCCCCATGCCGTTGTTGGAAAATTCGATTCCGAGTTTTTAGAACTACCAACAGAAGTGATTAAAATGGTCATGGTGACACACCAGCGCTATTTTCCCGTTAAAGCAGAAGCCGAAGATAAAAGTCCCCTATTGCCCTATTTTATCACAATTTCTAATGGTGATCCAACCAAGGCGGAAATTATCGCGACAGGCAATGGGCGAGTGATTCGCGCTCGTTTAGCCGATGCTAAGTTTTTCTATGATTCAGACTCTGATGAACCCTTAGAGGCTTATCTTCCGGGTTTAGAAACGGTGACATTTCAAGAAGATTTAGGCTCAATTCGGGATAAAGTGGATCGAATTATTGAGGTAGCCGAGGAACTCTCTCAACAGTTACAGTTAAGCCCAGAACAGTGGGAAAAAGTCGAACGAGCGGCGCTGTTGTGTAAAGTGGATTTAGTCTCTCAGATGGTTTATGAATTCCCAGAATTACAGGGCATCATGGGACAAAAATATGCGCTGAAGTCTGGGGAAGATCCCGAAGTGGCTGAGGCAATTTTTGAGCATTACTTACCCCGAGGGGCGGGGGATAGTTTGCCTCAATCTTTAACCGGGCAAGTGGTGGGAATTGCCGATCGTTTAGATAGTCTCGTGTCAATTTTTGGTTTGGGCATGATTCCCACGGGATCATCCGATCCTTTCGCCCTACGACGGGCGGCTAATGGTATTTTAAATATTGCCTGGGCGGGGAATTTAAGCCTGAATTTAGGGAACTTACTTGAACAGTTTTCTGAGGCTTTTGTCAGTGGGAATCCTGAACGAGAATCTCCCCTTAACTTGTTACAAGATTTCTTTATTCAACGTCTACGGACGTTGTTACAGGAAGAGTACCAAGTAGATTATGATTTGGTGAATGCGGTACTGGGGAATAACGATGGGGAATATACAGAACGGGCATTAGGGGATATTTTGGACTTGCGCGATCGCGCCTTATTCCTACAACAGATCCGCCAAACTCAAGAACTGGCTAAAATCTACGAAACCATCAACCGTTCAGCCCGTTTAGCCGCCAAAGGTAGCCTAAACACCCAAGAACTTGATCCCGCCGCCGTAGTGCGTCCAGACTTGTTTGAACAGTCCTCAGAACAAGCCTTTTATGAGGGATTAATGCAATTAGTCCCCCAAACTCAAGCCGCCCAAGCCCAACGCAATTATCAGCGCCTTGTGGACAGTTTAGCGGAATTTACCCCCACCGTCAGCCGCTTTTTTGACGGGGAAGATAGCGTCTTAGTGATGGCCAAAAACCCCGAAGTGCAAGCCAATCGTTTAAACTTATTGGGACTCCTGCGCAACCATGCCCGTGTGCTAGCAGATTTTGGCGAAATTGTCAAGTAA
- a CDS encoding EVE domain-containing protein — MNYWLVKSEPLTYSIDQFKQDKTTLWDGVRNYQARNFLQAMTLGDLAFFYHSNTKIPGIVGLGKVTQTQVIDPTQFNPQSPYFDPKSSPDSPRWFTVELIYLKTFVQVISLAHLKAQFEGEDFALVKKGNRLSVMPVPEKIAEKILQWGEK, encoded by the coding sequence ATGAATTACTGGCTTGTTAAATCTGAACCCCTAACCTACAGTATTGACCAGTTTAAACAAGATAAAACCACCCTCTGGGATGGTGTGCGAAACTATCAAGCGCGCAACTTTTTACAAGCTATGACCTTGGGGGATCTGGCTTTTTTTTACCATTCTAATACTAAAATTCCCGGTATTGTTGGCCTAGGAAAAGTGACGCAAACCCAAGTCATTGACCCCACTCAATTTAATCCCCAAAGTCCCTATTTTGACCCTAAATCAAGTCCCGACTCTCCTCGGTGGTTTACGGTTGAGTTGATCTATCTTAAAACTTTTGTTCAGGTCATTTCTTTAGCTCACTTAAAAGCACAATTTGAGGGGGAAGATTTTGCCTTAGTGAAAAAAGGAAATCGTTTATCCGTGATGCCTGTACCGGAAAAGATTGCTGAGAAAATTCTACAGTGGGGAGAAAAGTAA
- a CDS encoding ATP-binding protein, translating into MLKLDQTVKITETLFHPSQLGDILRAVMGVLLDEVGSQKAGLVWEVGGSLQVMAIAQAATTPPITCYDAAPLPLTDCPDLPTPLIEQVWTSQQASIPSEGASIYCAPLNRQNTPLGVLYVELANSEGIEGTESELLRLITQQSAIALTRSPSSSTPSHSDPDLLQRTQNQLMQSEKMSMLGHLVGGVTHEINNSVNFISGNLVYAKEYLEQLVEIVNAYQDNYPEPAADVEDLIEEYDLEFLLEDLPKVLNSMQTGASRMQSMLLSLTNFARADESDIKDVNIHEIVDSLEVILHNQLKAKGAELEIQIVKNYGDIPITQGYPGKLNQVFMNLFSNSIDALTTVRLGQSGRKPTITITTEKTESNQIKITFSDTGDGIPEDILPQIFQPFFTTKASDQGTGLGLSMSQEIITQNHNGTITCESKMGQGTTFMIEIPIRY; encoded by the coding sequence ATGTTGAAATTAGACCAGACCGTAAAAATTACTGAAACCCTCTTTCATCCCAGCCAACTGGGGGACATTCTGCGGGCTGTAATGGGGGTTTTGTTAGACGAGGTGGGGAGTCAAAAAGCCGGATTAGTCTGGGAAGTAGGAGGGAGTTTGCAGGTGATGGCTATTGCCCAGGCCGCCACCACCCCACCAATTACCTGTTATGATGCCGCCCCCCTGCCCCTAACCGACTGTCCCGATCTTCCCACTCCCTTGATTGAACAAGTCTGGACCAGTCAACAAGCCAGCATCCCCTCAGAGGGGGCTAGTATCTATTGTGCGCCCTTGAACCGCCAAAACACCCCCCTAGGGGTTTTATATGTAGAACTCGCCAACAGCGAGGGGATAGAAGGCACAGAGAGCGAACTTTTGAGACTGATTACCCAACAAAGTGCGATCGCCCTCACCCGTAGCCCATCCTCTAGCACCCCCTCCCACTCAGACCCAGACCTTTTACAACGCACTCAAAACCAACTCATGCAGAGTGAAAAAATGTCCATGTTAGGGCATTTAGTCGGAGGAGTCACCCATGAGATTAACAACTCCGTAAACTTCATTTCCGGTAATCTAGTTTATGCCAAAGAATACCTAGAACAACTGGTAGAAATTGTTAACGCTTATCAAGATAACTACCCTGAACCTGCCGCCGATGTTGAAGATTTAATTGAAGAATACGACCTTGAATTTTTGTTAGAAGACCTGCCCAAAGTTCTGAACTCCATGCAAACCGGAGCAAGTCGAATGCAGTCTATGCTCTTATCCTTAACCAACTTTGCCCGGGCCGATGAATCCGACATAAAAGACGTGAATATCCACGAAATCGTAGACAGTTTGGAAGTGATTCTCCATAATCAACTCAAAGCTAAAGGAGCAGAACTTGAAATTCAAATTGTTAAAAACTACGGCGATATTCCCATCACTCAAGGCTACCCCGGAAAACTAAATCAGGTTTTTATGAACCTCTTTAGTAACTCCATTGATGCCTTAACCACCGTCCGCTTAGGTCAAAGTGGTCGGAAACCTACCATCACCATCACCACCGAAAAAACCGAGTCCAACCAGATTAAAATTACCTTTAGTGATACCGGAGATGGCATTCCCGAGGATATTTTACCCCAAATCTTTCAGCCTTTTTTTACCACCAAAGCCTCAGATCAAGGAACAGGTTTAGGCTTATCCATGAGTCAAGAAATCATTACCCAAAATCATAATGGAACAATAACCTGTGAATCCAAAATGGGTCAGGGAACAACCTTTATGATTGAAATTCCCATTCGGTATTAA